A window of the Agromyces mariniharenae genome harbors these coding sequences:
- a CDS encoding hemolysin family protein, which translates to MQPWLFLGAAFVLVAFGGLMAAVDSALGVSSRADVTDLALGSRVRRSLLAIADDPGAHVNAVNFVRIISETTAAVLVTLAFTSFLDNVWLVLLYSALIMTAVSFVLVGASPRSVGRAHAATVLRLTAPVVHFLRVLLGPLANALVSLGNRVTPGRLRFAGVSSEEQLLSMVDEAAELEVLEPGDRELIHSIFEFNDTVVREVMVPRTDMVTIDSTAHLPQAMALFLKAGYSRIPVIARDADDVTGILYLRDLARLGFERPLDAEGLTVGELVRPAVFVPDSMKADALLRKMQLESNHLAMVVDEYGGIAGLVTLEDLIEELVGDISDEYDREAAQVEELGDGRYRVNARLPIDELGELFGLDLEDEDVDSAGGLLAKELGRLPQTGERVTVSGLVLEAERTEGRRKRIATILVERDQALIDAQAAFETGEFEGRNHRG; encoded by the coding sequence ATGCAGCCCTGGCTCTTCCTCGGCGCCGCCTTCGTGCTCGTCGCCTTCGGCGGCCTCATGGCCGCGGTCGACTCCGCCCTCGGCGTCTCGAGCCGAGCGGATGTCACGGACCTCGCGTTGGGCTCCCGCGTCCGTCGTTCGCTCCTCGCGATCGCCGACGACCCGGGCGCGCACGTCAACGCCGTCAACTTCGTGCGCATCATCTCGGAGACGACCGCCGCGGTGCTCGTGACGCTCGCGTTCACGTCGTTCCTCGACAACGTGTGGCTCGTGCTGCTCTACTCGGCGCTCATCATGACCGCCGTCTCGTTCGTGCTCGTGGGCGCGAGCCCCCGCAGCGTCGGCCGCGCGCACGCCGCGACCGTGCTGCGACTCACCGCGCCCGTCGTGCACTTCCTGCGCGTGCTCCTCGGGCCCCTGGCGAACGCGCTCGTGTCGCTCGGCAACCGGGTGACGCCCGGGCGCCTGCGGTTCGCGGGCGTCTCGAGCGAGGAACAGCTGCTCAGCATGGTCGACGAGGCCGCCGAGCTCGAGGTGCTCGAACCGGGCGATCGCGAGCTCATCCATTCGATCTTCGAGTTCAACGACACGGTCGTGCGCGAGGTCATGGTGCCCCGCACCGACATGGTCACGATCGACTCGACCGCGCACCTGCCGCAGGCGATGGCCCTGTTCCTGAAGGCCGGCTACTCGCGCATCCCCGTGATCGCGCGCGACGCCGACGACGTCACGGGCATCCTGTACCTCCGCGACCTCGCGCGGCTCGGGTTCGAGCGCCCGCTCGATGCCGAGGGCCTCACCGTCGGCGAGCTCGTGCGACCCGCCGTGTTCGTGCCCGACTCGATGAAGGCCGACGCGCTCCTGCGCAAAATGCAGCTCGAATCCAACCACCTCGCGATGGTCGTCGACGAGTACGGCGGAATCGCCGGCCTGGTGACCCTCGAAGACCTCATCGAGGAGCTCGTCGGCGACATCTCCGACGAGTACGACCGGGAGGCGGCGCAGGTCGAGGAGCTGGGCGACGGCCGCTACCGCGTGAACGCCCGCCTGCCCATCGACGAGCTCGGCGAGCTCTTCGGCCTCGACCTCGAGGACGAGGACGTCGACAGCGCGGGCGGCCTGCTCGCGAAGGAGCTCGGCCGGCTCCCGCAGACCGGCGAGCGCGTGACCGTCTCGGGGCTCGTCCTCGAGGCCGAGCGCACCGAGGGCCGACGCAAGCGCATCGCGACGATCCTCGTCGAGCGCGACCAGGCGCTCATCGACGCGCAGGCCGCGTTCGAGACCGGGGAGTTCGAAGGAAGGAACCACCGTGGCTGA
- the ybeY gene encoding rRNA maturation RNase YbeY, giving the protein MSIEVNNESAIEVDEAALQRLAVYALDAMHVHPDAELAIVLVDEGAMEQLHVQWMDEPGPTDVLSFPMDELRPGTEDQPAPPGLLGDVVLCPQVAETQAKSAGHPLMDELLLLTTHGILHLLGFDHAEPAEEKEMFGIQRDILVGFAMQERRR; this is encoded by the coding sequence GTGAGCATCGAGGTCAACAACGAGTCGGCGATCGAGGTCGACGAGGCCGCGCTGCAGCGGCTCGCGGTCTACGCGCTCGACGCCATGCACGTGCACCCCGACGCCGAGCTCGCGATCGTGCTCGTCGACGAGGGCGCGATGGAGCAGCTCCACGTGCAGTGGATGGACGAGCCCGGGCCCACCGACGTGCTGAGCTTCCCGATGGACGAGCTCCGCCCGGGCACCGAGGACCAGCCTGCGCCGCCCGGCCTCCTCGGCGACGTCGTGCTGTGCCCGCAGGTCGCCGAGACCCAGGCGAAGTCGGCGGGGCATCCGCTCATGGACGAGCTGCTGCTGCTCACGACGCACGGCATCCTGCACCTGCTCGGCTTCGACCACGCCGAGCCGGCAGAAGAGAAGGAGATGTTCGGCATCCAGCGCGACATCCTCGTGGGCTTCGCGATGCAGGAGCGACGCCGCTGA
- a CDS encoding PhoH family protein, with product MVRLLGPQDRLLTSIQREYPGVEVHVRGNEIAIRGDADERTRVRRLIEELLELVRAGQDPTPTEVRSSARMLDADPNSRPSELLGQVIVSARGRTIRPKTEGQREYVDAIDENTIVFGIGPAGTGKTYLAMAKAVQALQRKEVSRIILTRPAVEAGERLGFLPGTLTDKIDPYLRPLYDALNEMMDPEVVPKLLASGTVEVAPLAYMRGRTLNDSFVVLDEAQNTTPEQMKMFLTRLGFGSKMVVTGDITQIDLPGGASGLRLVTRILDHVDDIHFSRLTSDDVVRHSLVGRIVDAYTEYDQRQQANRFEREQAREFANRAERRGHAPRDHLPRKGKA from the coding sequence ATGGTGCGGCTGCTCGGCCCGCAGGACCGGCTGCTCACGTCGATCCAGCGCGAGTACCCCGGCGTCGAGGTGCACGTGCGCGGCAACGAGATCGCCATCCGCGGCGACGCCGACGAGCGCACCCGCGTGCGCCGCCTGATCGAAGAACTCCTGGAGCTCGTGCGAGCCGGCCAGGATCCGACACCCACCGAAGTGAGGAGCTCGGCCCGAATGCTCGATGCCGATCCCAACTCCCGGCCGTCCGAGCTGCTCGGACAGGTCATCGTGTCCGCGCGCGGACGCACCATCCGGCCCAAGACCGAGGGCCAGCGCGAGTACGTCGACGCGATCGACGAGAACACCATCGTGTTCGGCATCGGCCCCGCCGGCACCGGCAAGACCTACCTCGCCATGGCGAAGGCCGTGCAGGCGCTGCAGCGCAAGGAGGTCAGCCGCATCATCCTGACCCGGCCTGCCGTCGAAGCGGGGGAGCGGCTCGGCTTCCTGCCCGGCACGCTCACCGACAAGATCGACCCGTACCTGCGCCCGCTCTACGACGCGCTCAACGAGATGATGGATCCCGAGGTCGTGCCGAAGCTGCTCGCCTCGGGCACCGTCGAGGTCGCCCCGCTCGCGTACATGCGCGGCCGCACGCTGAACGACTCGTTCGTCGTGCTCGACGAGGCGCAGAACACGACGCCCGAGCAGATGAAGATGTTCCTCACGCGACTCGGGTTCGGCTCGAAGATGGTCGTCACCGGCGACATCACGCAGATCGACCTGCCGGGCGGCGCCAGCGGCCTGCGGCTCGTGACCCGCATCCTCGACCACGTCGACGACATCCACTTCTCCCGGCTCACGAGCGACGACGTCGTGCGGCACAGCCTCGTCGGTCGCATCGTCGACGCGTACACCGAGTACGACCAGCGTCAGCAGGCCAACAGGTTCGAGCGCGAGCAGGCCCGCGAGTTCGCCAACCGGGCGGAGCGCCGCGGCCACGCGCCGCGCGACCACCTCCCGCGGAAGGGCAAGGCGTGA
- a CDS encoding HIT domain-containing protein, which translates to MTEHAEPTLFERIAAREIPAQIVAETDRVIAFHDIAPKAPVHVVVTTKEQGGYRDVVELAAGDPALLAELVAVARGVADELADGDFRLVFNTGGNAGQTVFHVHAHVLAGGLEEGSLAG; encoded by the coding sequence ATGACCGAACACGCTGAGCCGACCCTCTTCGAGCGGATCGCGGCGCGTGAGATCCCCGCGCAGATCGTGGCCGAGACCGACCGCGTGATCGCGTTCCACGACATCGCGCCCAAGGCGCCCGTGCACGTCGTCGTGACCACGAAGGAGCAGGGCGGCTACCGCGACGTCGTCGAGCTCGCCGCGGGCGACCCGGCGCTGCTCGCCGAGCTCGTGGCCGTGGCGCGCGGCGTCGCCGACGAGCTCGCCGACGGCGACTTCCGACTCGTGTTCAACACGGGCGGCAACGCCGGGCAGACCGTCTTCCACGTGCACGCCCACGTCCTCGCGGGCGGCCTCGAGGAGGGATCGCTTGCCGGCTGA
- a CDS encoding 16S rRNA (uracil(1498)-N(3))-methyltransferase, whose translation MSHLYLDESLDLAAVAPGAVVELAGDEARHAVTVSRVRPGERIAIGDGRGTLVHGVVASTGPRELALEVDEVVVEPAASPRLILVQALAKGDRDELAVQAATELGVDAVVPWQASRSVSRWEGPKAEKGRLRWASIVREAVKQSIRAWLPPVASVTATAALPAALGGSRMLLLEPTATIALTELRPDGRDLALVVGPEGGIAPAELERLVAAGAEPVRLGASVLRTSTAGPAAIAVLNATLGRW comes from the coding sequence ATGAGCCACCTCTACCTCGACGAGTCGCTCGACCTCGCCGCCGTCGCGCCCGGCGCGGTGGTCGAGCTCGCGGGCGACGAGGCGCGCCACGCGGTGACGGTGTCGCGGGTGCGACCGGGGGAGCGCATCGCGATCGGCGACGGCCGCGGCACGCTCGTGCACGGCGTGGTCGCGTCGACCGGGCCGCGCGAGCTCGCCCTCGAGGTCGACGAGGTCGTCGTCGAGCCCGCCGCGTCGCCGCGCCTCATCCTCGTGCAGGCCCTCGCGAAGGGCGACCGCGACGAGCTCGCCGTGCAGGCCGCGACGGAGCTCGGCGTGGACGCGGTCGTGCCGTGGCAGGCGAGCCGGTCGGTGTCCCGCTGGGAGGGCCCGAAGGCCGAGAAGGGGCGCCTGCGCTGGGCGTCGATCGTGCGCGAGGCCGTGAAGCAGTCGATCCGCGCCTGGCTGCCGCCCGTGGCATCCGTGACCGCGACGGCCGCCCTGCCGGCCGCGCTCGGCGGCAGTCGGATGCTGCTGCTCGAGCCGACCGCGACGATCGCGCTCACCGAGCTCCGGCCCGACGGCCGCGACCTCGCGCTGGTCGTCGGCCCCGAGGGCGGGATCGCGCCGGCCGAGCTCGAGCGCCTCGTGGCGGCCGGGGCGGAACCCGTGCGGCTCGGGGCTTCCGTGCTGCGCACCTCGACCGCGGGGCCCGCCGCGATCGCCGTGCTGAACGCAACCCTCGGGCGGTGGTGA
- the dnaJ gene encoding molecular chaperone DnaJ, producing the protein MADHYEVLGVARDATPDEIKKAYRRLARELHPDVNPGAEASERFKQVTHAYDVLSDPKQRQQYDLGGRGGGFGDQGFGGFGDIFETFFGAGQQTRGPRSRRERGQDALIRVEVGLDEVIFGTHRDIEVDTAVTCETCHGSCCQPGTAPVTCDICHGTGSIQRSVRSLLGNVMTSSPCGTCRGYGTIIATPCVTCQGQGRVRARRTVPVDIPAGVDTGVRLQMPGSGEAGPAGGPNGDLYLEIKVKNHDVFSRNGDDLLCTLEVAMTDAILGTTTTIPALDGDVHVELRSGLQSGEVITVKDRGVTKLRGTGRGDLRIGVQVLTPSKLSSKERDLIQQFAASKKAPKPELTHFQQGLFARLRDRFLG; encoded by the coding sequence GTGGCAGACCACTACGAGGTCCTCGGCGTCGCACGCGACGCCACCCCCGACGAGATCAAGAAGGCCTATCGACGCCTCGCACGCGAACTCCACCCCGACGTCAACCCGGGCGCCGAGGCATCCGAGCGCTTCAAGCAGGTCACGCACGCGTACGACGTGCTCTCCGACCCGAAACAGCGCCAGCAGTACGACCTGGGCGGCCGCGGCGGCGGGTTCGGCGACCAGGGGTTCGGCGGGTTCGGCGACATCTTCGAGACCTTCTTCGGCGCCGGGCAGCAGACCCGCGGACCCCGCTCCCGGCGCGAGCGCGGCCAGGACGCGCTCATCCGCGTCGAGGTGGGCCTCGACGAGGTGATCTTCGGCACGCACCGCGACATCGAGGTGGACACGGCCGTCACGTGCGAGACCTGCCACGGCTCGTGCTGCCAGCCGGGCACCGCCCCGGTCACCTGCGACATCTGCCATGGCACGGGCTCGATCCAGCGCTCGGTGCGCTCGCTGCTCGGCAACGTCATGACCTCGAGCCCGTGCGGCACGTGCCGCGGCTACGGCACGATCATCGCCACGCCGTGCGTCACCTGCCAGGGCCAGGGGCGCGTGCGCGCACGTCGCACGGTGCCGGTCGACATCCCAGCGGGCGTCGACACGGGCGTGCGGCTGCAGATGCCGGGCTCGGGCGAGGCCGGTCCGGCGGGCGGCCCGAACGGCGACCTCTACCTCGAGATCAAGGTGAAGAACCACGACGTGTTCAGCCGCAACGGCGACGACCTGCTGTGCACGCTCGAGGTCGCGATGACCGACGCGATCCTCGGCACGACGACCACGATTCCCGCGCTCGACGGCGACGTCCACGTCGAGCTCCGCTCGGGCCTGCAGAGCGGCGAGGTCATCACCGTCAAGGATCGCGGCGTCACGAAGCTCCGCGGCACGGGCCGCGGCGACCTCCGCATCGGCGTACAGGTGCTCACGCCGTCGAAGCTCTCGTCGAAGGAGCGCGACCTCATCCAGCAGTTCGCCGCATCGAAGAAGGCGCCGAAGCCCGAGCTCACGCACTTCCAGCAGGGCCTCTTCGCGCGACTGCGCGACCGGTTCCTGGGCTGA
- the hrcA gene encoding heat-inducible transcriptional repressor HrcA: MVSERGLEVLRAIVQDYVASREPVGSKTIVERHAFGVSAATIRNDMALLEEEELIAAPHTSSGRIPTDKGYRVFVDQLTDVRPLTRAQRQAIETFLGESSDLDELLARTVRLIASLTKQLAVVQYPSFGSARVRHVELVSLAPARVLCILIADSGQVEQRLVELEQPVDEETLAGLRVRLNEIAGGRTMADAAVALSGEIPGTDRRHALVLHTLALTLAEQARAQRSDRLVVAGAANLVRTEQDFAGSILDVIEAIEEQVVLLKLFGEMSGDEHAVAVRIGRENASFGLGETSIVSSAFEIPGRDVSRLGVVGPTRMDYTTSMAAVRAVARYLSRTLGES; encoded by the coding sequence ATGGTCTCCGAACGCGGTCTCGAGGTGCTCCGCGCCATCGTGCAGGACTACGTCGCGTCGCGCGAGCCGGTGGGCTCGAAGACCATCGTCGAACGCCATGCGTTCGGCGTCTCCGCGGCGACGATCCGCAACGACATGGCCCTCCTCGAGGAGGAGGAGCTCATCGCGGCGCCGCACACGTCGTCGGGTCGCATCCCGACCGACAAGGGCTACCGCGTCTTCGTCGACCAGCTCACCGACGTCCGGCCGCTCACGCGGGCGCAGCGACAGGCGATCGAGACCTTCCTCGGCGAGTCGAGCGACCTCGACGAGCTCCTCGCGCGCACCGTGCGGCTCATCGCGTCGCTGACCAAGCAGCTCGCCGTCGTGCAGTACCCGAGCTTCGGCAGCGCCCGCGTGCGCCACGTCGAGCTCGTCTCGCTGGCGCCCGCGCGCGTGCTGTGCATCCTCATCGCGGACTCGGGCCAGGTCGAGCAGCGGCTCGTCGAGCTCGAGCAGCCCGTCGACGAGGAGACGCTCGCCGGGCTGCGCGTGCGACTCAACGAGATCGCCGGCGGTCGCACGATGGCGGATGCCGCGGTGGCGCTGTCGGGCGAGATCCCCGGCACCGACCGCCGTCACGCGCTCGTCCTGCACACCCTCGCCCTGACCCTCGCCGAGCAGGCGCGGGCCCAGCGCAGCGACCGGCTCGTCGTGGCCGGCGCCGCGAACCTCGTGCGCACCGAGCAGGACTTCGCCGGGTCGATCCTCGACGTGATCGAGGCGATCGAGGAGCAGGTCGTGCTGCTGAAGCTCTTCGGAGAGATGTCGGGCGACGAGCACGCCGTGGCCGTGCGCATCGGTCGCGAGAACGCCTCGTTCGGCCTCGGCGAGACCTCCATCGTCTCGAGCGCGTTCGAGATCCCCGGCCGCGACGTGTCGCGCCTCGGCGTCGTGGGCCCCACGCGCATGGACTACACCACCAGCATGGCGGCCGTGCGAGCCGTCGCCCGCTACCTCTCCCGCACCCTCGGCGAGAGTTGA